The Streptomyces durmitorensis genome contains the following window.
CACGGCGGGCACGCGCCGTCCGCTCACCGCACCGGTCTCCCCCCGCGTGACCGGCACAGTATGGACGTACGCGATTGTGGCCCGCAATGCTCCGGTCGACAGGACCGAATCACCGCGGGCCACAAGCGAGTTGATGCAGCGTCAGCTGTCACCGACGACGAGGGTGTCAGCCCTTGTCGGCGACGAGCTCCTTCAGTGCGATGTTGAGCTGGAGGACGTTGACGCGGGGCTCGCCCACGAAGCCGAGGATCCGCCCGTCGGTGTGCGCGTCGACCAGCTTCTGGACTTGCGCGACGCCCAAGTGGTTCTTGTCCGCGATGCGGTGCACCTGGAGGTCGGCGTACTCCGGGGAGATGTGCGGGTCCAGGCCCGAGCCGGAGGAGGTGACGGCCTCGGCCGGCACGTCCGAGGGCCTGACCTTGAAACCGGCCGTGGAGTTGTCCTTGACCACGGCGGCCTTGGCGGCCTTGACGTTCGCGATCAGGTCCTTGTTGTCACCGGCCAGGTTCGTGGCGCCGGACAGGATGAGGTTGTACTGGGTGTTCACCCCCGCGTCCTGGTTGGAGCCGAGGCCGTTGGACGGCCTGGGCTGGAACCACTTCAGGTCGGGCTCAGCGGTCTCCTGGCCCTTCTTGAGCGGCAGGTCGTACCGCTGCCCGATGAGTTCGGAGCCGACGACCTTGCCCTCGCTCTTGATCTCGGAGCCGTTGGCCTTGTTGTTGAACAGGCCCTGGGCGATCCCGGTGACGGCCAGCGGATAGATGACACCGCAGATCACGGTCAGCACGAGCAGGGCACGCAGACCCGCCCCCAGCAACCGCGCCGTGCTTGCAACGGAGTTGTTCATGGAGATCAGCACGCTTTCGAGAACTACAGCCCGGGGATGAGGGAGATGAGAAGGTCAATGATCTTGATGCCGATGAACGGCGCGACGAGACCGCCGAGTCCGTAGATGCCGAGGTTGCGCCGCAGCATCCTGTCCGCGCTCATCGGCCGGTACCGCACGCCCTTCAGGGCCAGCGGCACCAGGGCGATGATGATCAGCGCGTTGAAGATGACGGCCGACAGAATCGCCGACTCCGGAGACGACAGGTTCATGATGTTGAGCTTGTCGAGGCCGGGATAGACCACGGCGAACATCGCGGGGATGATCGCGAAGTACTTCGCGACGTCGTTGGCGATCGAGAAGGTCGTCAACGCGCCCCGGGTGATCAGGAGTTGCTTGCCGATCTCGACGATCTCGATGAGCTTGGTGGGGTTGGAGTCCAGGTCCACCATGTTCCCGGCCTCCTTGGCGGCCGAGGTCCCGGTGTTCATCGCCACGCCCACATCCGCCTGGGCAAGCGCGGGCGCGTCGTTCGTGCCGTCACCGGTCATCGCGACGAGCTTGCCGCCCGCCTGCTCGCGCTTGATCAGCGCCATCTTGTCCTCGGGCGTGGCCTCGGCGAGGAAGTCGTCCACGCCCGCCTCGTCCGCGATCGCCTTGGCGGTCAGCGGGTTGTCACCCGTGATCATGACCGTCTTGATGCCCATGCGCCGCAGCTCGTCGAACCGCTCGCGCATGCCCTCCTTGACGACGTCCTTCAGGTGGATGACGCCGAGTACGCGCGCCCCCTTCTCGTCCTCCGCCGCGACCAGGAGCGGTGTGCCACCGGCCTGCGAGATGGTGTCGGTCAGGGCCTGGGCGTCGTCGGAGACGGTGCCGCCGTTCTCGGTGACCCAGGCGACGACCGAACCGGTCGCGCCCTTGCGGACCTTGCGCCCGGTCCCGTCCTGGACGAGGTCGACACCCGACATCCGCGTCTGCGCGGTGAAGGCGACCCACTCGGCCCCCTCCAGCTCACCCTGGTGACGCTCGCGAAGCCCGTACTTCTCCTTCGCCAGTACGACGATGGAGCGGCCCTCGGGCGTCTCGTCGGCCAGCGACGAGAGCTGGGCGGCGTCCGCGAGCTCGGCCTCGGTCGTCCCGCGCACCGGCACGAACTCGGCGGCCTGACGGTTGCCGAGCGTGATGGTGCCCGTCTTGTCGAGCAGCAGCGTCGAGACGTCACCGGCGGCCTCGACTGCACGGCCGGACATGGCAAGGACGTTGCGCTGGACCAGACGGTCCATGCCCGCGATGCCGATCGCGGAGAGGAGCGCGCCGATGGTCGTCGGGATCAGGCAGACCAGGAGCGCGGCAAGCACGATCATGGACTGCTCGGCACCGGCGTACACGGCGAACGGCTGGAGCGTGACGACCGCGAGCAGGAAGACGATGGTGAGGGACGCGAGAAGGATGTTGAGCGCGATCTCGTTGGGCGTCTTCTGCCGTGCCGCGCCCTCGACCAGGTTGATCATGCGGTCGATGAACGTCTCGCCGGGCTTCGTCGTGATCTTGATGACGATCCGGTCGGAGAGGACCTTCGTGCCGCCGGTGACGGCGGACCTGTCACCGCCCGACTCCCGGATGACCGGGGCCGATTCACCGGTGATCGCCGACTCGTCGACGCTCGCGACACCCTCGACGACGTCGCCGTCGCCGGGGATCACGTCGCCCGCCTCACAGACGACCAGGTCACCGATGCGCAGCTCCGTGCCCGGCACCGACTCTTCGGTGCTGCCGCTCAGACGGCGCGCGACGGTGTCGGTCTTGGCCTTGCGCAGGGTGTCCGCCTGCGCCTTGCCGCGGCCCTCGGCCACCGCCTCCGCCAGGTTCGCGAAGATCGTGGTGAGCCACAGCCAGGCGGCGATCGCCCAGCCGAACCAGTCCCCCGGGTCCTTGACCGCGAGGACCGTGGTGATCACCGAGCCGACGAGCACCACGAACATGACGGGCGACTTGATCATCACCCGCGGATCGAGCTTCCGCACGGCGTCCGGGAAGGACTTCAGGAGCTGCTTGGGGTCGAACAGACCCCCGCCGACACGGCTGTCGCCCTTGGCGTCCTTGTGCCCGCCGGGCACGTCCTGGTGCGGCGCACGGGTGGGAGTGGCGGTGGACATGGAGCCGGGCTCCTCTGGCTTCTTTATGTCGGTGGTCATGACGCAAGCCCCTCGGCCAGCGGCCCGAGGGCCAGTGCGGGGAAGTAGGTCAGACCGGTGATGATCATGATGGTGCCGACCAGCAACCCGGTGAACAGCGGCTTCTCGGTGCGCAGGGTGCCCGCGGTCGCCGGGATCGGCTTCTGCTCGGCGAGCGAACCCGCAAGGGCGAGGACGAACACCATCGGCAGGAACCGGCCCAGCAGCATCGCGAGGCCGATCGTGGTGTTGAACCAGTTCGTGTCCGCGCTCAGGCCCGCGAACGCCGAACCGTTGTTGTTGGCGCCCGAGGTGTAGGCGTAGAGGATCTCGGAGAAGCCGTGCGCGCCGGAGTTGAGCATCGAGTCCTTGGGCGTGGGCAGCGCCATCGACACCGCGGTGAATCCGAGGACCAGGGCGGGCGTGATGAGGATGTAGCAGGCCGCCAGCTTGATCTCGCGGGTGCCGATCTTCTTGCCCAGGTACTCCGGCGTACGCCCCACCATCAGACCGGCGATGAACACCGCGATGATGGCCATGATCAACATGCCGTACAGACCCGACCCCGTACCACCCGGCGCGATCTCGCCCAACTGCATGCCCAGCAGGTTGAGCCCGCCGCCGAAACCGGTGTTGGAGGAGTGGAAGGAGTTGACCGCACCCGTCGAGGTCAGCGTCGTGGCGACCGAGAAGATCGCCGAACCGCCGATCCCGAACCGCGTCTCCTTGCCCTCCATCGCGCCACCCGCGACATCGAACGCGGGACCGCCGTGGTGGAACTCCGTCCACATCATCAGCGCGGTGAACCCGACCCAGATCGTCACCATCGTGGCGAGGATCGCGTACCCCTGCCGCACGCTGCCGACCATGCGGCCGAAGGTGCGGGTCAGGGCGAAGGGGATCACCAGGATCAGGAAGACCTCGAAGAGGTTGGAGAGGCCGTTCGGATTCTCGAAGGGGTGGGCGGAGTTGGCGTTGAAGTAGCCGCCTCCGTTGGTGCCCAGCTCCTTGATGACCTCCTGCGAGGCCACCGCACCGCCGTTCCACTGCTGACTGCCGCCCATGAACTGGCCGACCCCGTGGATTCCGGAGAAGTTCTGGATCGCGCCACAGGCGACGAGGACGAGCGCGCCGATCACCGAGATCGGGATCAGGATGCGGACCGTGCCGCGCACCAGGTCGGACCAGAAGTTCCCCAGCTCACCCGTGCGCGAGCGGGCGAAGCCCCGCACCAGGGCCACCGCGACGGCGATGCCCACGGCCGCGGAGAGGAAGTTCTGGACCGCGAGGCCGCCGGTCTGCACGACGTGGCCCATGGCCTGCTCGCCGTAGTACGACTGCCAGTTGGTGTTCGCCACGAACGACGCGGCGGTGTTGAACGCCTGGTCCGGATCGATGGCCTTGAAGCCGAGCGACCCGGGCAGCGAGCCCTGGAGCCGCTGCAGCAGATACAGGAACAGCACGCTCACGGCGGAGAAGGCGAGCACCCCGCGCAGATAGGCGGGCCAGCGCATCTCGGCGTTCGGGTTGGCGCCTATGCCCTTGTAGATCCACTTCTCCACGCGCAGATGCTTCTCGGAGGAGTAGACCTTGGCCATGTAGTCACCAAGCGGACGGTATGCCAGGGCCAGCGCCACGATCAGCGCCAGGAACTGGAGCACACCAGCAAGAACAGGGCTCATATCCGTACTCAGAACCTCTCCGGGAACACGAGAGCGAGGACGAGATAGCCCAGCAGGGCGACGGCCACGACGAGACCGACGATGTTCTCGGCAGTCACAGCTTCGCCACCCCCTTGGCGATGAACGCCACCAGCGCGAATACCGCGATCGTGGTGACGACGAAGGCCACGTCGGCCATCGTGTGCTCCTAGATGAGATGCGAGTGATCTGACGTCTTGAGCAAACCCCCTCCGTGGCCGAAATCGACCGCCGTTGACGCCTCCCTTACGTCCCTTGGCGCCCCATTGACGACTCTCTTACGGCTGCCTGCGCCCACCTGCCATCAACCGGCTCCCACCTGCGAAAACGCCGATGGGCCGCACTCCCGTCAGGGAGTACGGCCCATCGGCCTGCAACTCGTGAGGCATCAGCGCCCCGTAAGGGGCGCGGGGAACTGCGCGACCAGCCCCCACCGACCCGAGGGTTCATCACCGCACTTCCAGCGGAGCGCTAGCGCACCTCGGTGATCTCAGGGCCCCGCTGGAGCTGGCCCATGCCGCCGGAGAAGCGCGAGCCCTCCTGCTGCTCCTGCTGGACAGCGCCCTCGGCGACCATCTGGGCGTCGTCGGGCAGCTTCAGGACGATCGGGTCACGGGGGGCCATCGGGCCGTCCCCGCGCACGATGACGGTGTCCCGGAAGATCTGCTCCAGGAGACCCGCGGCCTGCGGCTGCACCGCGCCCTGGCCGGAGATGACCCCGCGCAGGAACCACCGCGGGCCGTCGACACCGATGAAGCGCACGACCTGCACGCCACCCGTGCCGTCCGGCAGCTGCACCGGCACCTGCGCGCGCAGCTCCCAGCCGAGGGGGCCCTCGACCTCGTCGATGACACCGCCCTGCTGGGTGATGCCGGAGGCGATCTCCTCGCGGACCTCGCCCCAGATGCCCTGCTTCTTGGGGGCGGCGAAGCCCTGGAGCTGGATGGCGCTGTCCTGGAGCACGACGGTCGCGGCGACGATCGCGTCACCCGCGACCTCCACCCGCAGCTCCATGCCCTCGACACCCGGTACGAAGAGTCCGCCCAGGTCGACGCGGCCCTCGCCGGGCTCCCGGACCTCCGAGACGTCCCAGGGACCGTCGGGGCGGGGCTCGGGCTCGAGCCTCACGCGCGAGGACGCGGCGGCCGTGTCATCACTGTCAGCACCGTCAGGGTCCCCGACGACCTGCTCGGCCTCGCCCGCCGCGTCCTCGGCGGCACTGTCCTTCTTGCGACGTCCGAACACGTCACTGTCCTTCCCGGTCAGATACGACCGATGCGTATCGATTCCCACCCGTTTGTTCACCCGGGCCTGTGCCCACGGCGGCATGGCCGCCGGTGGACCCGAAGCCCCCCTCGGCCCGCGCCGAGTCGGGAAGCTCCGCCACCTCCCGGAAGCGCACCTTCTCGACCTGCTGGACGACCAGTTGGGCAATCCGGTCGAAGCGCTCGAACCGCACGCGTTCGTGCGGGTCGAGATTCACCACGATCACCTTGATCTCTCCACGGTACCCGGCATCCACCGTCCCTGGGGCATTCACCAGGGCGACACCGCAGCGGGCGGCGAGACCCGAACGAGGGTGCACGAAGGCCGCGTACCCCTCGGGCAGCGCGACAGACACACCGGTGGGCAGCACCGCCCGCTCGCCCGGGGCGAGTTCGTGCGCTTGCGTGGTCCGCAGATCCGCTCCGGCGTCGCCGGGCTGCGCGTACGACGGCAGCGGCACTTCGGGGTCGACGCGACGGATCAGGACGTCGAGCTCCGGGCGGGGTGCGGGGGTCACGGGTTCACCTCGAAAGCGCGTGCGCGGCGGAGCTGGTCCGGGTCGTCCATGGCGGCCCGGATCTCCTCCGGGCGGCCGTTCTCGACGAAGTGGTCGACCTTGACCTCGATGAAGAGGGCCTTGGCACGGACGGCGACGGGCCCCTCGGGGCCGCCGATCCGCCCGGTGGCCCGGGAGTAGATCTTCCGTCCCGCGACGGCGGTCACCTCGGCCTCGAGGAAGAGCACGGTGCCGAGCGGCACGGGCAGCGCGAAGTCGGTCTCGAGCCGTCCGGTCACGGCGATCACCCGCAGCAGCCAGTTCAGCGAGCCGAGCGTCTCGTCGAGCGCCGTGGCGAGCACCCCGCCGTGGGCGAGGCCGGGAGCGCCCTGGTGGGCCTCGCGGACGGTGAACTCGGCGGTGACGGCGACGCCTTCACCGGCGTACGCCGCGAGGTGCAGCCCGTGGGCCTGCCCTTCGCCACAGCCGAAACAGTGCTCGTAATGGGCTCCGATGAGCTCCCCGGGGGCGGGCGCGTCGGGGTGGCGGACGGGCGCTATGGCGTCGGCCGGGGGCGTCAGAGCTGCAGAAGTACCACTCACAGCCGCAGACCTTACCCGCGAGTCCAGTGACTCAGCTCATCGTGCCAAGCTTGGCTGCATGCAGCCTTACGAAGAACGCCTGACGGCGCCCCGTTCCTGGTGGCTTGTCTCGCTCCTGGTCGGCGTCGCGACGGCACTGATCATGCTCCCCTTCGGGACCCTGCCGCTGCTCGGCGGCCTGGTCGCCGGTACGGCGGTCGCCGCGGTCGTCACCAGTTCGTACGGCTCCCCCCGGATCCGCGTGGTGGCGGGCTCGCTCGTCGTGGGTGACGCGAAGATCCCGGTCTCCGCCCTGGGCGAGCCGGTGGTGCTCGACGCGGAGGAGGCGCGCGCCTGGCGCGGCCCGAAGGCCGACCCGCGCGCCTTCATGCTGCTGCGCGCCTACATCCCCACGGCGCTGCGCGTGGAGATCACGGACCCGCAGGACCCGACTCCGTACGTGTACGTGTCGACGCGGAACCCCGAGGCGCTCGCGGCAGCGCTGACGGCGGTGCGGACTTCTTAGGCTTCTCGGGGACCTGCTGCGGGGCCTGCCGCGTCAGCGCCCCAGCTCCTTGCGCAGGCCGCCGGGGTGCAGCGGGTCCAGAGGCCTCACGGGCTGCTCAAGGGGCGGCAGCTCGGGCAGGGCGTCCCAGGGCACCTGCGCCCTCCGCAGGTCCGCACGGACCCGCTCAGCGAGCTTCTTGGTGTCCCGGCGGTTCATGACCGCCCCCACTGCGGCGCCCACCATGAAGGGCATCAGGTTCGGGAGGTTCCGCACCATGCGCTTCATGATCTGCTGGCGCAGCTCGCGCTTCATCTGGCCGCCGAGCGCGGCGTTGATCGACGCGGGCTTCACCACGTCGATGCCCCGCTCCTCGGTCCACGCGGTGAGGTAGGCGGTGCTGCGCTCCTTGAGATTGCCCGGCGGACGCAGGCCGTAGACCTCGTGGAGTTCGGCGATCAGCTTCAGCTCGATGGCCGCTACGCCGGTGATCTCGGCGGCCATCTCCGCGGGCATCGCGGGCGGCACGGGCATCATCGCCGCGGCGCCGACTCCGGCCCCGACCGTCGAGGTTCCGTTGGCCGCGCCGGAGATGAGTTTGTCCGCGAGCTGCTCCGGGTCGAGGCCCGGGAACTGCTTGCGGAGGGTGCCCAGGTCGCGGATCGGGACCCGCGGGGCGTTCTCGATGATCCGGTCGGCGAGATAGCCGATGCCGGCCTTGGCGCCGCGTCCGCTCATGCGTACGCCCGCCTTGACTCCGTCCGTGACGGCGGCAACGCGGCCCTTGGACCCATTGGCCCTGGACGCCTTGTCGGCCGCCGTCTCGTCGTGTGCCACCGCTGGTGCGTTCGCCGGTCCGAGCGAGGCTGTTCCTGTGGGGGAAGAGCCCCGCTCGTCGTCACGTACGCCGCCGTCGGCAGCGTTCGGTTGGTCCGCTCCGCGCTTGCGGAAGCGGCGCTTCCTCGGCGGGGTCGAGCCTGTCACGGCCGACCCTGCCCTAGTCGCAGTCGCGGCAGATCGGCTGGCCGTTCTTCTCCCTGGCCAGCTGGCTGCGGTGGTGCACCAGGAAGCAGCTCATGCAGGTGAACTCGTCCTGCTGCTTCGGGAGCACCCGAACGGCGAGCTCCTCGTTCGAAAGGTCCGCGCCGGGCAGCTCAAGGCCCTCTGCGGCCTCGAACTCGTCGACGTCTACGGCCGACGTCGACTTGTCGTTCCGACGTGCCTTGAGTTCCTCGATGCTGTCCTCGTTGACGTCATCGTCGGTCTTACGTGGGGTGTCGTAGTCCGTTGCCATGTCGCTCTCCCCCTCTGGGTGTCTGCGGTGTCTCAGCGCTCGTAACGCGTGAGAGGCCGGACTTGTGCCCGACCTGAGGCGGAGATTTTGCCTCACATCAAGGTCTGTTACTCAATCGACACCCAACCGCACCCCTGAAGAGGTGATCGGTTTGGATGGCGATCGGGACCGTACACGGTCCGAATGTCGCACTTCACAGGCGCCACCCCGTGTACTTCCCGTGATCAAGACCCCTGAAAACCCGGATTTTCCCGGCTTTCCAACGACTTTCACGATCACGGAGAGTAGATGGCCGAAAATTCGCCCCTGTGATCGATCGCACATGGAGCCTCCAGGAACAGGTCCCGAAAATTCCGCGCAAAGCGAACACGTCGGCGCGTCCGCGGCAGCATCTCAGAGAGGAAGGGTGACTCGCATCACGAGCCCTCCCCCCTCGCGCGGCTCCGCGATGATACGGCCCCCGTGGGCCCTCGCCACCGACCGGGCGATCGACAGGCCGAGTCCGACGCCCTTGTCGCTGCCCGTGCGCTCGGTCCGCAGCCGCCGGAACGGCTCGAAGAGGTTGTCGATCTCGTAGGCGGGCACCACGGGGCCCGTGTTCGCCACCACCAGGACCGCCTGGCCGTGCTGGGCCTCCGTGGTGACCTCGACCCAGCCCTCGTCCGGCACGTTGTACCTGACGGCGTTCTGGACGAGGTTCAGGGCGATCCGCTCCAGGAGGACGCCGTTGCCCTGCACGACGGCCGGGCCGCGCTCACCGCGGATCTCCACGCCCTTCGCGTCCGCCTCGGTCAGCACCTGGTCGACGGCGCGGTCGGCGACCTCGGCGAGGTCGACCGGCTTGCGCTCCACGATCTGGTTGTCGCTGCGGGCGAGCAGCAGCAGACCCTCCACGAGCTGCTCACTGCGCTCGTTCGTGGCCAGGAGCGTCTTGCCGAGCTGATGGAGCTCGGGGGGCGCCCCCGGGTCGGAGAGGTGCACCTCGAGCAGCGTGCGGTTGATCGCGAGCGGGGTGCGCAGTTCGTGCGAGGCGTTCCCGACGAACCGCTGCTGGGCGGTGAAGGCCCGCTCCAGACGGTCGAGCATCTCGTCGAAGGTGTCCGAGAGCTCCTTCAACTCGTCGTCGGGACCGTCCAGTTCGATGCGACGGGACAGGTCCGTGCCGGCCACCCTGCGCGCGGTGCGCGTGATGCGGCCGAGCGGCGAAAGGACGCGGCCCGCCATCGCGTAACCGAAGGCGAAGGCGATCACCGCGAGCCCGAGCAGGGCGAGCAGCGAGCGGCTCAGGAGGTTGTCCAGGGCGTGCTGGCGCTGTTCGTTGACGCAGGCGTTCATGGCGTTGTTGAGCTCACCGGCCGACGGCGAGCTCGGGAAGTTGCACGTGTCGCTGGCCACCTGGCCGGAGACGATCTTGAACGGCAGGTCGCTGCCCACGTTCAGGGCCTGCGCGGCGAGCAGATAGATGATCGAGAGCAGCAGGATGCCCGCGATCAGGAACATGCCGCCGTAGAGCAGCGTGAGGCGTATACGGATCGTGGGACGCAGCCACGGGAAGGGCGCTTCGGCCTTCCTGGGGTCCCAGGTGGGTTTCGGAGGCGCTGCTGGTGGCGCCGGGGTCGCGGCCACCGGGGATCAGATCCGGTAGCCGGAGCCGGGCACCGTCACGATGACGGCGGGCTCGCCGAGCTTCCGCCGCAGGGTCATGACGGTCACCCGGACCACGTTCGTGAACGGGTCGGTGTTCTCGTCCCAGGCCTTCTCGAGCAGCTGCTCGGCGGAGACCACGGCACCCTCGCTGCGCAGCAGCACTTCGAGGACGGCGAACTCCTTGGGGGCGAGCTGGATCTCCTTGCCGTCGCGGAAGATCTCGCGGCGGTTCGGGTCGAGCTTGATCCCGGCGCGCTCCAGGACGGGCGGCAGCGGCACGCTCGTACGCCGGCCGAGGGCACGCACGCGTGCCGTGAGCTCGCTGAACGCGAAGGGCTTGGGGAGATAGTCGTCGGCGCCGATCTCCAGGCCCTCGACGCGGTCGCTGACGTCGCCCGACGCGGTGAGCATCAGGACGCGGGTCGGCATGCCGAGCTCGACGATCTTGCGGCAGACGTCGTCGCCGTGCACGAGCGGGAGGTCCCGGTCGAGCACCACGACGTCGTAGTCATTGACCCCGATGCGTTCCAGGGCGGCCGCTCCGTCGTACACGACGTCGACGGCCATGGCCTCCCGGCGCAGTCCGGTGGCCACCGCATCGGCGAGCAGTTGCTCGTCCTCGACGACGAGTACGCGCACGGCGCTGTCCTTCCTCTGTGCCCCTGCGGGCAGGTCTGTTCGTGGGGTGTGGCCTCCATCCTGCCCCTTTCGGCCATAAACCGGCTGTAAGGCGGAGTCCTGGCAGGGGAATGCGGGATTTTCTCCGACGGTTGAGGTTTCCGTGGAAGGGAGCCCGGGGAGGACGACCTCACACCCGCGATCACGCTTTGTATGTGGCGCGCCACAACCCGCTTTCCGCAGGGCGGGCGGCTTGAGACGTGATCGCCCCTTCCTTGAGGGCACACCCCCGTGCCATCGACCCACGACCCA
Protein-coding sequences here:
- a CDS encoding potassium-transporting ATPase subunit C; this translates as MNNSVASTARLLGAGLRALLVLTVICGVIYPLAVTGIAQGLFNNKANGSEIKSEGKVVGSELIGQRYDLPLKKGQETAEPDLKWFQPRPSNGLGSNQDAGVNTQYNLILSGATNLAGDNKDLIANVKAAKAAVVKDNSTAGFKVRPSDVPAEAVTSSGSGLDPHISPEYADLQVHRIADKNHLGVAQVQKLVDAHTDGRILGFVGEPRVNVLQLNIALKELVADKG
- the kdpB gene encoding potassium-transporting ATPase subunit KdpB, which codes for MTTDIKKPEEPGSMSTATPTRAPHQDVPGGHKDAKGDSRVGGGLFDPKQLLKSFPDAVRKLDPRVMIKSPVMFVVLVGSVITTVLAVKDPGDWFGWAIAAWLWLTTIFANLAEAVAEGRGKAQADTLRKAKTDTVARRLSGSTEESVPGTELRIGDLVVCEAGDVIPGDGDVVEGVASVDESAITGESAPVIRESGGDRSAVTGGTKVLSDRIVIKITTKPGETFIDRMINLVEGAARQKTPNEIALNILLASLTIVFLLAVVTLQPFAVYAGAEQSMIVLAALLVCLIPTTIGALLSAIGIAGMDRLVQRNVLAMSGRAVEAAGDVSTLLLDKTGTITLGNRQAAEFVPVRGTTEAELADAAQLSSLADETPEGRSIVVLAKEKYGLRERHQGELEGAEWVAFTAQTRMSGVDLVQDGTGRKVRKGATGSVVAWVTENGGTVSDDAQALTDTISQAGGTPLLVAAEDEKGARVLGVIHLKDVVKEGMRERFDELRRMGIKTVMITGDNPLTAKAIADEAGVDDFLAEATPEDKMALIKREQAGGKLVAMTGDGTNDAPALAQADVGVAMNTGTSAAKEAGNMVDLDSNPTKLIEIVEIGKQLLITRGALTTFSIANDVAKYFAIIPAMFAVVYPGLDKLNIMNLSSPESAILSAVIFNALIIIALVPLALKGVRYRPMSADRMLRRNLGIYGLGGLVAPFIGIKIIDLLISLIPGL
- the kdpA gene encoding potassium-transporting ATPase subunit KdpA → MSPVLAGVLQFLALIVALALAYRPLGDYMAKVYSSEKHLRVEKWIYKGIGANPNAEMRWPAYLRGVLAFSAVSVLFLYLLQRLQGSLPGSLGFKAIDPDQAFNTAASFVANTNWQSYYGEQAMGHVVQTGGLAVQNFLSAAVGIAVAVALVRGFARSRTGELGNFWSDLVRGTVRILIPISVIGALVLVACGAIQNFSGIHGVGQFMGGSQQWNGGAVASQEVIKELGTNGGGYFNANSAHPFENPNGLSNLFEVFLILVIPFALTRTFGRMVGSVRQGYAILATMVTIWVGFTALMMWTEFHHGGPAFDVAGGAMEGKETRFGIGGSAIFSVATTLTSTGAVNSFHSSNTGFGGGLNLLGMQLGEIAPGGTGSGLYGMLIMAIIAVFIAGLMVGRTPEYLGKKIGTREIKLAACYILITPALVLGFTAVSMALPTPKDSMLNSGAHGFSEILYAYTSGANNNGSAFAGLSADTNWFNTTIGLAMLLGRFLPMVFVLALAGSLAEQKPIPATAGTLRTEKPLFTGLLVGTIMIITGLTYFPALALGPLAEGLAS
- the kdpF gene encoding K(+)-transporting ATPase subunit F, producing MTAENIVGLVVAVALLGYLVLALVFPERF
- a CDS encoding DUF3710 domain-containing protein; amino-acid sequence: MFGRRKKDSAAEDAAGEAEQVVGDPDGADSDDTAAASSRVRLEPEPRPDGPWDVSEVREPGEGRVDLGGLFVPGVEGMELRVEVAGDAIVAATVVLQDSAIQLQGFAAPKKQGIWGEVREEIASGITQQGGVIDEVEGPLGWELRAQVPVQLPDGTGGVQVVRFIGVDGPRWFLRGVISGQGAVQPQAAGLLEQIFRDTVIVRGDGPMAPRDPIVLKLPDDAQMVAEGAVQQEQQEGSRFSGGMGQLQRGPEITEVR
- the dut gene encoding dUTP diphosphatase, yielding MTPAPRPELDVLIRRVDPEVPLPSYAQPGDAGADLRTTQAHELAPGERAVLPTGVSVALPEGYAAFVHPRSGLAARCGVALVNAPGTVDAGYRGEIKVIVVNLDPHERVRFERFDRIAQLVVQQVEKVRFREVAELPDSARAEGGFGSTGGHAAVGTGPGEQTGGNRYASVVSDREGQ
- a CDS encoding PaaI family thioesterase — its product is MSGTSAALTPPADAIAPVRHPDAPAPGELIGAHYEHCFGCGEGQAHGLHLAAYAGEGVAVTAEFTVREAHQGAPGLAHGGVLATALDETLGSLNWLLRVIAVTGRLETDFALPVPLGTVLFLEAEVTAVAGRKIYSRATGRIGGPEGPVAVRAKALFIEVKVDHFVENGRPEEIRAAMDDPDQLRRARAFEVNP
- a CDS encoding DUF3093 domain-containing protein; this encodes MQPYEERLTAPRSWWLVSLLVGVATALIMLPFGTLPLLGGLVAGTAVAAVVTSSYGSPRIRVVAGSLVVGDAKIPVSALGEPVVLDAEEARAWRGPKADPRAFMLLRAYIPTALRVEITDPQDPTPYVYVSTRNPEALAAALTAVRTS
- a CDS encoding DUF4193 domain-containing protein encodes the protein MATDYDTPRKTDDDVNEDSIEELKARRNDKSTSAVDVDEFEAAEGLELPGADLSNEELAVRVLPKQQDEFTCMSCFLVHHRSQLAREKNGQPICRDCD
- a CDS encoding sensor histidine kinase, whose product is MAATPAPPAAPPKPTWDPRKAEAPFPWLRPTIRIRLTLLYGGMFLIAGILLLSIIYLLAAQALNVGSDLPFKIVSGQVASDTCNFPSSPSAGELNNAMNACVNEQRQHALDNLLSRSLLALLGLAVIAFAFGYAMAGRVLSPLGRITRTARRVAGTDLSRRIELDGPDDELKELSDTFDEMLDRLERAFTAQQRFVGNASHELRTPLAINRTLLEVHLSDPGAPPELHQLGKTLLATNERSEQLVEGLLLLARSDNQIVERKPVDLAEVADRAVDQVLTEADAKGVEIRGERGPAVVQGNGVLLERIALNLVQNAVRYNVPDEGWVEVTTEAQHGQAVLVVANTGPVVPAYEIDNLFEPFRRLRTERTGSDKGVGLGLSIARSVARAHGGRIIAEPREGGGLVMRVTLPL
- a CDS encoding response regulator transcription factor, which codes for MRVLVVEDEQLLADAVATGLRREAMAVDVVYDGAAALERIGVNDYDVVVLDRDLPLVHGDDVCRKIVELGMPTRVLMLTASGDVSDRVEGLEIGADDYLPKPFAFSELTARVRALGRRTSVPLPPVLERAGIKLDPNRREIFRDGKEIQLAPKEFAVLEVLLRSEGAVVSAEQLLEKAWDENTDPFTNVVRVTVMTLRRKLGEPAVIVTVPGSGYRI